The Streptomyces sp. NBC_00224 genome contains the following window.
GTGGCCAAGAGCGAGACGGCCGTGGCCGAGGCGGAGGGCGGCGGGCCCAAGCGGCAGCAGCCCAAGCGCCAGACCAAGGCTCAGCGCCAGTCCGCTGCGACCGCCGCGCAGGGTGGCGGCGACGGTGAGGAGCCGGCGAAGACCTCGCTGGACAAGGGCACGTCGGACGAGGACTCCGCGGAGAAGCAGGACGCGCCGCAGAACGCCAAGTCCAAGACGGCGGGCAAGCCCGCCTCCGGTACCGCACGCAGCAAGGCCCAGTCCGGACAGCGCAAGGGTCAGCAGCGGCCCAAGCACCCGTCCAAGAAGTAAGAAGGAGTCCATCCGTGACGGAAGGCACCATCCCGGCCGCCGAGGGTGTCGACACCCTGTCCCGCCTGGAGCAGGAGGGGGAGATCGCCGCCGACTACCTTGAGGGCCTGCTCGACATCGCCGACCTGGACGGCGACATCGACATGGACGTCGAGGCGGACCGTGCCGCGGTTTCGATCATCAGCGACGCCAACAGCCGTGACCTGCAGAAGCTCGTCGGCCGTGACGGTGAGGTGCTGGAGGCGCTCCAGGAGCTGACGCGACTGGCCGTGCACCGGGAGACCGGCGACCGCAGCCGTCTGATGCTCGACATCGCGGGCTTCCGGGCCAAGAAGCGCACGGAACTGTCCGAGCTGGGTGCCAAGACCGCGGACGAGGTCAAGGACTCCGGCCAGCCGGTGAAGCTCCAGCCCATGACGCCGTTCGAGCGCAAGGTCGTGCACGACGCGGTCGCCGCCGCCGGTCTGCGCAGCGAGTCCGAGGGCGAGGAGCCGCAGCGCTTCGTCGTCGTGCTCCCCGCCTGAGCGGTTCCTTGCTTGTTCGGCCCCGTCTGTTCGCAGGCGGGGCCGA
Protein-coding sequences here:
- a CDS encoding protein jag, producing MTEGTIPAAEGVDTLSRLEQEGEIAADYLEGLLDIADLDGDIDMDVEADRAAVSIISDANSRDLQKLVGRDGEVLEALQELTRLAVHRETGDRSRLMLDIAGFRAKKRTELSELGAKTADEVKDSGQPVKLQPMTPFERKVVHDAVAAAGLRSESEGEEPQRFVVVLPA